The following proteins are co-located in the Acidobacteriota bacterium genome:
- a CDS encoding ATP-grasp domain-containing protein — translation MRLLLLTGPGGDAQGWGDMGVTESVREAAEASGYPTRIAYVETEAEFFRRLDAADFDIVWSALYHITSNERFIGSNEGGLWVADVFDARGIPYIGSNSQTMKDMIDKFHTHDVLARHGVPVPAHHLVRVGDEDVSRIRYPAFVKPMGESRSVGVTDDSVVSNEDELRRQVAYVDREFRQPALVEDFLPGDEFTVLIVDNAERQVCLPGLVSVEDRHYGKHKVLRADLRGVGLTRIGDPGPRGGEASALASRAATAMGCLDHVRIDIKTAADGGLRIMEVNGIPGLKPKKSWGPQLYTLHYRSPEGEMEDYRRLVAAVIEAACRRFDLVTA, via the coding sequence ATGAGACTGCTTCTGCTGACGGGACCCGGCGGCGACGCGCAAGGCTGGGGCGACATGGGGGTGACCGAGTCGGTGCGCGAGGCCGCGGAGGCGTCGGGCTACCCGACGCGCATCGCCTACGTCGAGACCGAGGCCGAGTTCTTCCGTCGGCTCGATGCCGCCGACTTCGACATCGTCTGGAGCGCGCTCTACCACATCACGTCGAACGAGAGGTTCATCGGGTCGAACGAGGGCGGCCTGTGGGTGGCCGATGTCTTCGACGCGCGCGGCATCCCCTACATCGGGTCGAACAGCCAGACGATGAAGGACATGATCGACAAGTTCCACACCCACGACGTGCTGGCGCGGCACGGCGTGCCGGTGCCCGCGCACCATCTCGTCCGCGTCGGCGACGAGGACGTGTCGAGGATTCGCTACCCGGCGTTCGTGAAGCCGATGGGCGAGAGCCGGTCGGTCGGCGTGACCGACGACAGCGTGGTCTCGAACGAAGACGAGCTGCGCCGGCAGGTGGCGTACGTCGACCGCGAGTTCCGGCAGCCTGCGCTCGTCGAGGACTTCCTGCCGGGCGACGAGTTCACCGTGCTGATTGTCGACAACGCCGAGCGTCAGGTGTGCCTGCCCGGCCTCGTCTCGGTCGAAGACCGTCATTACGGCAAGCACAAGGTGCTGCGGGCGGACCTGCGTGGTGTCGGGCTGACGCGCATCGGCGACCCGGGGCCGCGCGGAGGCGAGGCGAGCGCGCTCGCTTCGCGGGCGGCAACCGCGATGGGCTGCCTCGATCACGTGCGCATCGACATCAAGACCGCGGCCGACGGCGGGCTGCGGATCATGGAGGTCAACGGCATCCCTGGCCTCAAGCCGAAGAAGAGTTGGGGGCCGCAGCTCTACACGCTGCACTACCGGTCGCCGGAAGGCGAGATGGAAGACTACCGGCGCCTCGTGGCCGCGGTGATCGAAGCGGCGTGCCGCCGGTTCGACCTCGTCACCGCGTAG
- a CDS encoding CapA family protein produces the protein MRNATLQDLTPRVTAVVAGDWAPIRAFEPIVRADPAAIYGDLLPVLQRADLRIVNCECALTRAKVPVWKSGAAFKGEPKHAPGLTVVPFDVACLANNHVLDYGVAGLRETLRVLERHGLRTVGAGLDDDSAHAPLMCSVGRQRIHVVNFSEGEDLTAARGGPGVFGWDVPRVEALVRRLKRQGGVVIAIGHCGLEYVPFPPPYVVAAFRAIADAGADCVIGHHPHVPQGIEWRDGRPIVYSLGNFVFYQPTTLKFRKIGFVATIEIARGRVSGLDVHPYVITDTGLRAMTAPERRDFRRTLARLSKPFQTPGGPERAWEAYLAHYGVEGFAAEARGILDRLDTEPQKAAAMFRNRVTTMQHAELWRDVLTRVVDGWRGPIPKAARRLVDEYFSTTR, from the coding sequence GTGAGAAACGCCACACTTCAAGACCTGACCCCACGAGTCACCGCTGTCGTTGCCGGCGACTGGGCGCCCATCCGCGCCTTCGAGCCCATCGTCCGCGCCGACCCTGCCGCCATCTACGGCGACCTCCTGCCAGTCCTCCAGCGCGCCGATCTCCGCATCGTCAACTGCGAATGCGCCCTCACGCGGGCGAAGGTCCCGGTGTGGAAGAGCGGCGCCGCCTTCAAGGGCGAGCCGAAGCACGCGCCAGGCCTCACGGTCGTCCCGTTCGACGTCGCCTGTCTCGCCAACAACCACGTGCTCGACTACGGCGTCGCCGGCCTGCGCGAGACGCTGCGCGTGCTCGAACGACACGGCCTCCGGACGGTCGGCGCCGGGCTCGACGACGATTCGGCCCACGCGCCGCTCATGTGCTCCGTCGGACGCCAACGCATCCACGTCGTCAACTTCAGCGAGGGCGAAGACCTCACCGCGGCACGGGGCGGCCCGGGCGTCTTCGGGTGGGACGTCCCGCGGGTCGAGGCACTCGTGCGCCGTCTGAAGCGGCAAGGCGGTGTCGTCATTGCGATTGGCCACTGTGGCCTCGAGTACGTCCCCTTCCCGCCGCCGTACGTGGTCGCGGCGTTCCGCGCGATTGCGGATGCGGGCGCCGACTGCGTCATCGGCCATCACCCGCACGTGCCGCAGGGCATCGAGTGGCGCGACGGCCGTCCGATCGTCTACAGCCTCGGCAACTTCGTCTTCTACCAGCCGACGACCCTGAAGTTCCGGAAGATCGGGTTCGTCGCCACGATCGAGATCGCGCGCGGCAGGGTGTCGGGTCTCGACGTGCATCCCTACGTCATCACCGACACGGGGCTGCGCGCGATGACCGCGCCCGAGCGGCGCGACTTCCGCCGCACGCTCGCCCGCCTGTCGAAGCCGTTCCAGACGCCGGGCGGCCCCGAGCGCGCCTGGGAGGCGTACCTCGCACACTACGGCGTCGAGGGCTTCGCCGCGGAGGCGCGCGGCATCCTCGATCGGCTCGACACCGAGCCGCAGAAGGCGGCCGCGATGTTCCGCAATCGCGTGACGACCATGCAGCACGCCGAACTGTGGCGCGACGTGCTCACGCGCGTCGTCGACGGCTGGCGCGGCCCGATCCCGAAGGCCGCGCGTCGACTCGTCGACGAGTACTTCTCGACTACGCGGTGA
- a CDS encoding dienelactone hydrolase family protein encodes MDRKKASDFDPALLQLFDEYVHGGLSRREFVDRASRYAVGGVTAAALVESLSPTYAWAQQVPPDDARIQAEYVTYPSPQGHGSMRGLLARPTTGDGKWPGVLVVHENRGLNPYIEDVTRRLAVAGFLAFGPDALTPVGGYPGDDDKGRELQATLDRVKVMEDFVAAAEFLKTHPQCTGRIGVVGFCFGGLVANTLAVRLPELAAAVPFYGSQAPTADVPKIRAKLLIHYASNDERVNAGWPAYEAALKAHGVSYETHFYPETNHGFHNDTTPRYDEAAAKLAWQRTLDFFNQTLR; translated from the coding sequence GTGGACCGCAAGAAGGCGAGCGATTTCGACCCTGCCCTGCTCCAGTTGTTCGACGAGTACGTGCACGGCGGCCTGAGCCGACGCGAGTTCGTCGACCGCGCGTCGCGCTACGCGGTCGGCGGCGTCACGGCCGCGGCGCTCGTCGAGAGCCTGAGCCCGACCTACGCCTGGGCCCAGCAGGTCCCGCCCGACGACGCGCGGATCCAGGCCGAGTACGTGACCTACCCGTCGCCGCAGGGACACGGCTCGATGCGCGGCCTGCTGGCGCGCCCGACGACGGGCGACGGCAAGTGGCCGGGAGTGCTCGTCGTCCACGAGAATCGCGGCCTCAATCCCTACATCGAAGACGTGACCCGCCGGCTCGCGGTGGCGGGCTTCCTCGCCTTCGGCCCTGATGCCCTGACCCCAGTCGGCGGGTATCCGGGCGACGACGACAAGGGGCGCGAACTGCAGGCCACGCTCGACCGCGTCAAGGTCATGGAGGACTTCGTTGCCGCGGCGGAGTTCCTGAAGACGCACCCGCAGTGCACGGGGCGCATCGGCGTCGTCGGCTTCTGCTTCGGCGGGCTCGTGGCGAACACGCTGGCCGTGCGCCTCCCCGAGCTGGCGGCAGCGGTGCCGTTCTACGGCTCGCAGGCGCCCACGGCCGACGTGCCGAAGATCCGGGCGAAGCTGCTCATTCACTACGCGAGCAACGACGAACGGGTCAACGCAGGCTGGCCGGCCTACGAGGCTGCGCTGAAGGCACACGGCGTCTCGTACGAGACGCACTTCTATCCGGAGACCAACCACGGCTTCCACAACGACACGACGCCGCGGTACGACGAGGCGGCGGCGAAGCTGGCGTGGCAGCGCACGCTCGACTTCTTCAACCAGACGCTTCGGTAG
- a CDS encoding DUF885 family protein, protein MPNSRRHLVTAGAWACTLLLPALCAGQDTRPGPDTGWAQDPPVLSSLVAFAKSESDLRVALGRYADDRAAILRRYEVQYSPVRHERLRRFHADWQKRLGEVDFDGLNPEGQVDYILLRNRIAHDVETLALDERRWKEIAPLVPFAHRLRPLQEQRHDRKRVDPREAASTLDAAAQDLVKLTAQLTDRGAGSEKAASPGMTPAVANRAAAYVGHLRTVLADWNTFYGGYDPLFTWWVAEPYKRLDGAMEAYVQAIRRHLVGIKPGESEPIVGDPVLEDGLRADLAVEMIPYSAEELIKIGWREFEWIEAEFRKVSNAMGFGDDWKAALEHVKNLAPPPGEKPWAIFEIADYSEAFVEKMNAITMPPLAKEVWRLAMQTPERQLQNPFFTGGEVTRVSYPTDTMRHQDKLMSMRGNTPHFNFATVHHELIPGHHLQGFMTSRFNAHRGAISRTPFWGEGWALYWELLLWDENFPRGNEDRIGMLFWRLHRAARIIFSLNFQLGRWSPQECVDFLVDRVGHERANAEAEVRRSAGAVPLYQLAYLIGGLQFRALYQDLVASGRMSSREFHDAVMLGGRMPVELVRARLTGQRLTRDYQTSWRF, encoded by the coding sequence ATGCCGAACAGTCGTCGTCACCTGGTGACCGCCGGGGCCTGGGCCTGCACGCTGCTGCTGCCCGCGCTCTGCGCCGGCCAGGACACCCGTCCCGGTCCTGATACGGGCTGGGCCCAGGATCCCCCCGTGCTGTCGTCGCTCGTGGCCTTCGCCAAGAGCGAGAGCGACCTGCGCGTGGCCCTCGGCCGCTACGCCGACGACCGGGCGGCGATTCTGCGCCGGTACGAGGTCCAGTATTCCCCCGTCCGGCACGAGCGGCTTCGCCGGTTCCACGCCGACTGGCAGAAGCGGCTTGGCGAGGTCGACTTCGACGGGCTGAACCCCGAGGGACAGGTCGACTACATCCTGCTCCGCAACCGCATCGCGCACGACGTGGAGACGCTGGCCCTCGACGAGCGGCGCTGGAAGGAGATCGCGCCGCTCGTGCCGTTTGCCCACCGGTTGCGCCCGCTGCAGGAGCAACGGCACGACCGCAAGCGCGTCGACCCGCGCGAGGCCGCGTCGACGCTCGACGCGGCGGCCCAGGACCTGGTGAAGCTGACCGCGCAGCTCACCGACCGCGGCGCGGGCAGCGAGAAGGCGGCGAGCCCGGGCATGACGCCGGCCGTGGCGAACCGGGCAGCCGCCTACGTCGGGCACCTCCGCACCGTGCTCGCCGACTGGAACACGTTCTACGGCGGGTACGACCCGCTCTTCACCTGGTGGGTGGCCGAACCCTACAAGCGGCTCGACGGCGCGATGGAAGCCTACGTGCAGGCGATCCGGCGGCACCTCGTCGGCATCAAGCCGGGGGAGAGCGAACCGATCGTGGGCGACCCGGTGCTCGAGGACGGCCTGCGCGCGGATCTGGCCGTCGAGATGATCCCGTACTCGGCCGAGGAGCTGATCAAGATCGGCTGGCGCGAGTTCGAGTGGATCGAGGCGGAGTTCCGGAAGGTCTCGAACGCCATGGGATTCGGCGACGACTGGAAGGCGGCGCTCGAGCACGTGAAGAACCTGGCGCCGCCCCCCGGTGAGAAGCCGTGGGCCATCTTCGAGATCGCCGACTACTCGGAGGCGTTCGTCGAGAAGATGAACGCGATCACGATGCCTCCGCTCGCCAAGGAAGTCTGGCGCCTGGCCATGCAGACGCCCGAGCGGCAGTTGCAGAACCCGTTCTTCACCGGCGGCGAGGTGACGCGGGTGTCGTATCCGACCGACACCATGCGCCACCAGGACAAGCTGATGAGCATGCGCGGCAACACGCCGCACTTCAACTTCGCCACGGTGCACCACGAGCTGATCCCGGGCCACCACCTCCAGGGCTTCATGACCAGCCGGTTCAACGCCCACCGGGGGGCGATCAGCCGCACGCCGTTCTGGGGCGAGGGCTGGGCGCTCTACTGGGAGCTGCTGCTCTGGGACGAGAACTTCCCGCGAGGGAACGAGGATCGAATCGGCATGCTGTTCTGGCGGCTCCACCGTGCGGCCCGTATCATCTTCTCGCTCAACTTCCAGCTCGGACGCTGGTCGCCGCAGGAGTGCGTCGACTTCCTCGTCGATCGCGTCGGGCACGAGCGGGCGAACGCGGAGGCCGAAGTGCGTCGGTCGGCGGGCGCGGTGCCGCTCTACCAGCTGGCCTACCTGATCGGCGGCCTGCAGTTCCGTGCGTTGTATCAGGACCTCGTCGCGTCGGGCCGCATGTCGTCGCGCGAGTTCCACGACGCGGTCATGCTCGGCGGGCGGATGCCGGTCGAGCTGGTCCGCGCGCGATTGACCGGCCAGCGCCTGACCCGCGACTACCAGACGAGCTGGCGCTTCTGA
- a CDS encoding Gfo/Idh/MocA family oxidoreductase has protein sequence MHLAFLGCGFITDVHSRILRSLRGEVACSYASRDAAKAEAFRRRYRGRASYPSYGAAIDDPAVDAVVVAVPPRWHLELTLRALGAGKHVLVEKPAFPRMADFEAARDARDRAGRVVIVGENDHYKPLAVCLRRLLAEGVIGEMVFALFTTIAHRLKTADDWRNDEAMAGGDAFFEEGIHWLHVAGSLGPRITRIHGYRPAPSREGPDRRAKSLLVAFEYDNAAVGALYYSREIPSLLRGLRLSKLFGRRGVITFESNGLVVLARGAGLPRIILPGFRDIRGYRAMYRDFLRAIAGGVQPEMSLERAIDDQRLMDQVYASLGSQGRATGPV, from the coding sequence GTGCACCTCGCTTTTCTCGGATGCGGGTTCATTACCGACGTCCACAGCCGGATTCTCAGGTCGCTCAGGGGCGAGGTCGCCTGCAGTTACGCCAGCCGCGACGCGGCGAAGGCCGAGGCCTTCCGGCGCCGCTACCGGGGCCGGGCCAGTTACCCGAGCTACGGGGCCGCCATCGACGATCCCGCCGTCGACGCCGTCGTCGTCGCGGTGCCGCCGCGCTGGCACCTCGAACTCACGCTCCGGGCGCTCGGCGCCGGTAAGCACGTCCTCGTCGAGAAGCCCGCGTTCCCCCGGATGGCCGACTTCGAGGCGGCGCGCGATGCCAGAGACCGCGCGGGCCGCGTGGTCATCGTCGGCGAGAACGACCACTACAAGCCGCTGGCGGTGTGCCTGCGGCGGCTGTTGGCCGAGGGCGTGATTGGCGAGATGGTGTTCGCCCTTTTCACGACCATCGCGCATCGCCTGAAGACAGCCGACGACTGGCGCAACGACGAGGCGATGGCCGGCGGCGACGCGTTCTTCGAGGAGGGCATCCACTGGCTGCACGTGGCGGGCAGCCTCGGGCCGAGGATCACGCGCATCCACGGCTACCGCCCGGCGCCGTCGCGAGAGGGGCCCGATCGGCGAGCGAAGAGCCTGCTCGTCGCTTTCGAGTACGATAATGCGGCGGTCGGGGCGCTGTACTACTCGCGCGAGATCCCGTCGCTGCTCCGCGGCCTGCGCCTGTCGAAGCTGTTCGGCCGAAGGGGCGTCATCACGTTCGAGTCGAACGGGCTCGTCGTGCTGGCCCGTGGAGCGGGGCTGCCACGGATCATCCTGCCCGGATTCCGCGACATCCGCGGGTACCGGGCGATGTATCGTGATTTCCTGCGCGCGATCGCCGGCGGTGTCCAGCCCGAGATGAGCCTCGAACGCGCGATCGACGATCAGCGGCTGATGGACCAGGTCTACGCGAGCCTCGGGTCGCAGGGCCGGGCCACCGGGCCGGTCTGA
- a CDS encoding GMC family oxidoreductase — MRHERYDIIIIGTGAGGGTMAHALAPTGASVLVLERGDHVPHEPENADPAAVWKHLRYRVREHWLDDRGRSFLPYTHYRVGGNTKFWGSVLYRLRREDFEAIEHVDGVSPAWPIDYATLEPYYERAERLYHVHGTAGLDPTEPPRAHPYPYAAVPHAPRMVEIVDRLRGLGLHPSPLPLGLIEPGEPGGCILCNTCNSFPCPYDAKSDAEVCCVRPALSRPNVTLWTNAFATRVLSDASGRRVTAVEVDRDGARVVVEASTVVVSCGAVNSAALLLRSAGDRHPRGLANSSGLVGRRYMAHLATMMQGFHPFRLNDTVFQKTVAINDFYFRGPGADYPLGQIQSQGRTHGVMAQTVVPSIPVQAYDWWVARGVDWLAMSEDLPDDRNHVALGPDGQIHLNYRPNNLVAHRRLVKEMKRILRRLGFWSVVEHSHHSQNTTHQCGTLCFGTDPRTSVLDPYCRTHDVENLFVVDASFFPSSAAVNPALTIVAQALRVADHITEHDLTR, encoded by the coding sequence ATGCGGCACGAACGCTACGACATCATCATCATCGGCACTGGGGCCGGCGGCGGGACGATGGCCCACGCGCTGGCGCCGACCGGCGCGAGCGTGCTGGTGCTCGAGCGCGGCGACCACGTGCCGCACGAGCCCGAGAACGCCGACCCGGCCGCGGTCTGGAAGCACCTCCGCTACCGGGTGCGTGAGCACTGGCTCGACGATCGCGGCCGGTCGTTCCTGCCGTATACCCATTACCGCGTCGGCGGCAACACCAAGTTCTGGGGCAGTGTGCTCTACCGCCTCCGCCGCGAGGACTTCGAGGCCATCGAGCACGTCGACGGGGTGTCGCCGGCCTGGCCGATCGACTACGCGACGCTCGAGCCCTACTACGAGCGCGCGGAGCGCCTGTATCACGTGCACGGGACGGCAGGGCTCGATCCCACCGAGCCGCCGCGCGCCCATCCTTACCCGTACGCGGCCGTGCCGCACGCCCCACGCATGGTCGAGATCGTCGACCGGCTGCGTGGCCTCGGGCTGCACCCCTCGCCCCTGCCGCTCGGCCTCATCGAGCCGGGCGAACCCGGCGGCTGCATCCTGTGCAACACCTGCAATTCGTTCCCGTGCCCGTACGACGCCAAGAGCGACGCCGAGGTGTGCTGCGTGCGGCCGGCCCTGTCCCGCCCGAACGTGACGCTCTGGACCAACGCCTTCGCGACGCGTGTGCTCTCCGACGCGTCGGGTCGGCGTGTGACCGCCGTCGAGGTCGACCGCGATGGCGCGCGCGTCGTCGTCGAGGCCTCGACCGTCGTGGTCTCGTGCGGGGCCGTGAACTCGGCGGCGCTCCTCCTGCGGTCGGCTGGCGACCGCCATCCGCGCGGCCTCGCGAACTCGTCGGGGCTCGTCGGGCGCCGCTACATGGCGCACCTCGCCACCATGATGCAGGGGTTCCACCCGTTCCGACTGAACGACACGGTCTTCCAGAAGACGGTCGCGATCAACGACTTCTACTTCCGCGGCCCCGGTGCCGACTATCCGCTCGGGCAGATCCAGTCGCAGGGCCGGACGCACGGCGTGATGGCACAGACCGTCGTGCCGTCGATCCCCGTGCAGGCCTACGATTGGTGGGTGGCGCGTGGCGTCGACTGGCTGGCCATGTCGGAAGACCTGCCCGACGACCGCAACCACGTGGCCCTCGGGCCGGACGGACAGATTCACCTCAACTACCGGCCCAACAACCTCGTGGCGCACCGGCGGCTGGTGAAGGAGATGAAGCGCATCCTGCGGCGGCTCGGGTTCTGGTCGGTCGTCGAGCACTCGCACCACAGCCAGAACACGACGCACCAGTGCGGGACCCTGTGTTTCGGGACCGACCCGCGGACGTCGGTGCTCGACCCCTACTGCCGGACGCACGACGTCGAGAATCTCTTCGTCGTCGACGCGTCGTTCTTTCCCTCGTCGGCCGCGGTCAACCCGGCACTCACGATCGTCGCGCAGGCGTTGCGCGTCGCCGACCACATCACCGAGCACGATCTGACGCGTTGA
- a CDS encoding VOC family protein, translating into MRARSFSHVGLTVSDFNRAVQFYWEFFGCPLVGVADTPPERVRAFFGVEGDAPCCKIGWIRVPGGGVLEIFAFEPKQPAVPIPWNRIGLTHFSFNVRNLPKWYEYLKSRGVECVSAPERSPRGHSFFFVRDFDGNLIELMDLGYMYHVLGWLGPLGGWLFRRGMYKQYYAPPSSRP; encoded by the coding sequence ATGAGAGCACGCAGCTTCAGCCACGTTGGCCTCACCGTCTCCGACTTCAACCGGGCCGTGCAGTTCTACTGGGAGTTCTTCGGCTGTCCGCTCGTCGGCGTCGCCGACACGCCGCCAGAGCGGGTGCGCGCCTTCTTCGGCGTCGAAGGCGACGCGCCGTGCTGCAAGATCGGCTGGATTCGCGTGCCGGGCGGCGGCGTGCTCGAGATCTTCGCGTTCGAGCCCAAGCAGCCCGCCGTCCCGATTCCCTGGAACCGCATCGGTCTCACGCACTTCTCGTTCAACGTGCGCAACCTGCCGAAGTGGTACGAGTACCTGAAGAGCCGCGGCGTCGAGTGCGTGAGCGCGCCCGAGCGGTCGCCCCGCGGCCACTCGTTCTTCTTCGTCCGCGATTTCGACGGCAACCTGATCGAGCTGATGGACCTGGGCTACATGTACCACGTCCTTGGCTGGCTGGGCCCGCTCGGCGGGTGGCTCTTCCGGCGCGGCATGTACAAGCAGTACTACGCGCCGCCGTCGAGCAGGCCGTGA
- a CDS encoding VWA domain-containing protein produces MILRSSIAFGVAALLACGVGLLAQSPSAPVFRVGTELVVVDLVATDRSGRFVDDLQAADFRILEDGKPQRVEFVTLVRQGTVAAPGAAGALDPGRTTEGSLPSGRPDGLDEAPARVAVVVDLVSTPADAIPRVRDAILAMVDEELPERAETMLATLWHGVNVVQPFTADRAAFTAAVRALPAPAGAALGSTEVIRRSEQICDAGGLVPGFLQQLITMGREVIADNEKQLAASSDALAALARSMASMPGRKHVVFYSSGYVLNPVGHVIELVSAAFEACGGDPDYARRQAGQDLAAAGSFDPTVLETMLDRANRSQVSIYTVDPRGLVVTSAQAYQSVSARGTRGGRSQRLLALEATLPQEYLRTVAADTGGRSFLNSNDLTQGLRRAWRDASEYYLIGYVPSSGRKPGRFHRIDVKVGRADLDVRHRRGYYAMTDKDVATSDVQQALGRPDLFERAGLEADVSVEGRRLRVTAFLPPSALRFTEEGDVHVASATVHAVLRDDAGRVVNGRPLFGQDVGIKVNVGQLERLLASDNIEIPVDVDAPGPGTYRLTVVARDSGGWIGAQTIALTVGR; encoded by the coding sequence ATGATCCTCCGGTCGTCCATCGCGTTCGGCGTCGCGGCCCTCCTGGCGTGCGGCGTCGGTCTTCTCGCGCAGTCGCCGAGCGCGCCTGTCTTTCGTGTCGGCACCGAGCTCGTCGTCGTCGACCTCGTCGCCACCGATCGGTCGGGCCGGTTCGTCGACGACCTGCAGGCGGCCGACTTCCGAATCCTCGAAGACGGCAAGCCGCAGCGGGTGGAGTTCGTCACCCTCGTCCGGCAGGGCACGGTAGCCGCCCCCGGGGCCGCGGGCGCGCTCGACCCGGGGCGGACGACCGAGGGTTCGTTACCCTCCGGGCGTCCGGACGGCCTCGACGAGGCGCCCGCCCGGGTCGCCGTCGTCGTCGATCTCGTGTCGACACCGGCCGACGCGATTCCCCGTGTTCGCGACGCGATCCTGGCGATGGTCGACGAGGAGCTGCCCGAGCGGGCGGAGACCATGCTGGCCACCCTCTGGCACGGCGTCAATGTCGTGCAGCCGTTCACGGCGGATCGCGCGGCGTTCACGGCCGCGGTCCGGGCCCTGCCGGCACCGGCTGGCGCGGCCCTCGGCAGCACCGAGGTGATTCGGCGGTCGGAACAGATATGCGATGCCGGTGGCCTGGTGCCCGGGTTCCTCCAGCAGCTCATCACGATGGGGCGCGAGGTGATCGCCGACAACGAGAAGCAGCTCGCCGCCTCGTCCGACGCCCTCGCCGCGCTGGCCCGATCGATGGCGTCGATGCCAGGCCGCAAGCACGTCGTGTTCTATTCGAGCGGGTACGTGCTCAATCCCGTGGGCCACGTCATCGAGCTCGTTTCGGCCGCGTTCGAGGCCTGCGGCGGCGATCCCGACTATGCGCGCCGCCAGGCGGGACAGGATCTCGCCGCCGCCGGCAGTTTCGATCCCACCGTGCTCGAGACGATGCTCGACCGGGCCAACCGATCGCAGGTCTCGATCTACACCGTCGACCCGCGCGGGCTGGTGGTGACCTCGGCGCAGGCGTACCAGAGCGTGTCGGCGAGGGGAACGCGCGGCGGACGAAGTCAGCGCCTGCTCGCGCTCGAGGCCACGCTGCCACAGGAGTACCTGCGGACGGTGGCTGCCGACACGGGCGGCCGCTCGTTCCTGAACTCGAACGATCTGACGCAGGGACTGAGGCGTGCGTGGCGCGACGCGAGCGAGTACTACCTGATCGGGTACGTGCCGTCGAGCGGGCGCAAGCCCGGCCGGTTCCATCGCATCGACGTGAAGGTGGGGCGGGCCGATCTCGACGTGCGCCATCGTCGAGGGTACTACGCCATGACCGACAAGGACGTGGCGACGAGCGACGTCCAGCAGGCGCTCGGCCGACCGGATCTGTTCGAGCGCGCCGGGCTCGAGGCGGACGTGTCCGTCGAGGGGCGCCGCCTGCGGGTGACCGCGTTCCTGCCGCCCTCGGCGCTGCGCTTCACGGAGGAGGGCGACGTTCACGTGGCCAGCGCGACGGTCCACGCGGTGCTGCGCGACGACGCCGGACGCGTGGTGAACGGCAGGCCGCTCTTCGGGCAGGATGTCGGGATCAAGGTGAACGTCGGGCAACTCGAACGGCTGCTCGCCAGCGACAACATCGAGATCCCGGTCGACGTCGATGCCCCCGGCCCCGGCACCTATCGCCTCACGGTGGTCGCGCGTGACAGCGGCGGCTGGATCGGCGCGCAGACGATCGCGCTGACGGTGGGGCGGTGA
- a CDS encoding MFS transporter: protein MFGNYYVYDSMGPVFDLLSTQLGFTDQQKGLLYSAYSVAAVLVLLGGGYVIDRWGTKKSITLFAVICLVAAAVTAVSDVFAVMMTGRFLLGVGAEPLIVAVTTALAKWFKGKELSFAFGINLTIARLGSASADWSPTWASHLYDTWQDPLWLATGVAAVSVTGAVLYWILEQRAEGRYSLGEAGETEKIERGSLYRFSASYWYIVALCVVFYSTVFPFRAFAIDYFQQAHGLQREAAGMLNSFLPLSAMVATPLFGLMVDRVGRRSFFMAVGSLLLLPLFLVVTYAPAGPAIPVGAVEIPLTLLLVMSMLGVAFSLIPAVMWPSVAYIVEQHRLGTGYALMTFCQQIGVAIIPWLIGFTNDAFAAGPENPAGYAPGMWIFSVLASLGLFFSFMLWRTERGPGGHGLETITTRGAGAA, encoded by the coding sequence ATGTTCGGGAACTACTACGTCTACGACTCGATGGGGCCGGTCTTCGACCTGCTGTCGACCCAACTCGGGTTCACCGACCAGCAGAAGGGCCTGCTCTACTCGGCCTACAGCGTGGCGGCCGTGCTGGTGCTGCTCGGGGGCGGGTACGTCATCGACCGATGGGGCACGAAGAAGTCGATCACCCTCTTTGCCGTCATCTGCCTCGTCGCCGCCGCCGTCACGGCCGTGTCCGATGTCTTCGCCGTGATGATGACCGGCCGGTTCCTGCTCGGGGTGGGCGCCGAGCCGCTCATCGTGGCGGTGACGACCGCGCTCGCGAAGTGGTTCAAGGGGAAGGAACTGAGCTTCGCCTTCGGCATCAACCTCACCATCGCCCGGCTCGGGTCGGCGTCGGCCGACTGGTCGCCGACGTGGGCCAGCCACCTGTACGACACCTGGCAGGACCCGCTGTGGCTCGCCACGGGCGTGGCGGCCGTCTCGGTGACGGGCGCGGTGCTCTACTGGATCCTCGAGCAGCGCGCCGAGGGGCGCTATTCGCTCGGCGAGGCCGGTGAGACGGAGAAGATCGAGAGAGGCAGTCTCTATCGCTTCAGCGCGTCCTACTGGTACATCGTCGCGCTCTGCGTGGTCTTCTACTCGACCGTGTTCCCGTTCCGCGCCTTCGCCATCGATTACTTCCAGCAGGCCCACGGGCTGCAGCGCGAGGCGGCCGGGATGCTCAACAGCTTCCTGCCGCTCTCGGCGATGGTCGCCACGCCGCTCTTCGGGCTCATGGTCGATCGAGTAGGGAGGCGGTCGTTCTTCATGGCTGTCGGCTCGCTGTTGCTCCTGCCGCTCTTCCTTGTGGTGACCTACGCGCCGGCCGGTCCTGCCATCCCAGTGGGCGCTGTCGAGATTCCGCTGACCCTCCTGCTCGTGATGAGCATGCTGGGGGTGGCCTTTTCGCTGATTCCGGCCGTGATGTGGCCGTCTGTCGCCTACATCGTCGAGCAGCACCGCCTCGGCACGGGCTACGCGCTCATGACGTTCTGTCAGCAGATCGGCGTGGCGATCATCCCGTGGCTCATCGGCTTCACGAACGACGCGTTTGCCGCGGGTCCGGAGAACCCCGCGGGGTATGCGCCTGGGATGTGGATCTTCTCGGTGCTGGCCTCGCTCGGGCTCTTCTTCTCGTTCATGCTGTGGAGGACCGAGCGCGGCCCAGGCGGCCACGGCCTCGAGACGATCACGACGAGGGGGGCGGGGGCGGCCTGA